GGTATCGCGGTGAGCTGCGCTGTGAAGCCACACACCATGGCTCTGGTGCCGTGTTGATCACCGATGCTCCGATCGACAACGCCGGCAAAGGCGAAGAGTTCTCCCCTACCGACCTTCTTGCCACATCCGTCGCAACCTGCATGCTCACCATCATGGGAATTACTGCCAAGAGCAGAAACTGGTCGATTGAGGGGAGCACTGCAAATGTGGAGAAACAGATGACCCAATCAGGCCCCCGCAAGGTGGAAAAGCTGCGAGTACACCTGAAACTGCCCCAGCAGCTCAGCAACGAACAGCGCTCACTGCTGCAACGCGTGGCCGAGCAATGTCCT
This genomic window from Synechococcus sp. MIT S9220 contains:
- a CDS encoding OsmC family protein, coding for MPTVSCRYRGELRCEATHHGSGAVLITDAPIDNAGKGEEFSPTDLLATSVATCMLTIMGITAKSRNWSIEGSTANVEKQMTQSGPRKVEKLRVHLKLPQQLSNEQRSLLQRVAEQCPVKRSLDPSIHLELIWS